DNA sequence from the Nitrososphaerota archaeon genome:
AATTGGCAATTCATGTAGGCGTTCCAGAGTTATCTGCAAATGCAAGAAAAAAGGCATTACAATATGGCTCTTTGATTCACAAGACACTGTTAAAGTCTAGATGAATTTTTTGCAGATTTTATTTACTGTGTTGTTTACGTTTGTGATTATTTCAGGTGCTGCACCCAAGTGACTTTGTGGTGTAAATATTTGATCTATTTCGCTTTCAGATAGTTTCGATGAAATGGCTTTATCGTTTTTGATAGCATCGGAGTAATCGATTCCCTTGTCGTGGGCTTCAAATGCGACTCGCTGGACATCTCGGTATGCAACAAATCTCGGAATCCCCTTTTTGATCAACGCCTCCAAGACAAATTCTGCAAAGATTTGCCCTTTGGTGACATACAGGTTTTGCTCAATTCTTTCCGTGTTTACTCGTAACTTTTCAATGATTCTGAGCATCGTTTCTAACATTTCATCAAGCAAAATCGAACACATTGGAATTGTGAATCTCTCGTTTGCCGAGTTTGAGAGGTCTCGCTCATGCCATAGGGGTATATTTTCAAATGATGCGCTCATCTGGCTGCGCAATAACTTTGATAGTGATGAAATTCGCTCACTTTTGATTGGGTTTCTCTTGACTGGTACTGCACTACTTCCCATCTGACCCTCCTTGAAATGCTCTGAGACTTCGGCGATTTCAGTTCTTTGTAGATTCCTAATCTCTATTGAGATTTTTTCTAGTGTGCTTCCAATTAGAGCAAGCTGAAAAACATATTCTGCGTATCTCTCGCGCGGTATGATCTGTGTTGTGACTTCTGCTGGGAACAGTCCTAGTCTTTTTGAGACTCGACTTTGAACCTCTATTGCCTTTGCACCCATTAGTGAGCCTGTGCCTACTACGCCAAGTGTCTTGCACAACAGGACTCGCTTTTTAATCTCTTCAATTCGCTCAACATGTTTTGCCATTTCGGATGCCCAGTTTGCAAATTTTAATCCAAATGAAATGATGCTTGCGTGTTGGCCATGTGTTCGTCCAACGGCTGGAACCTCTCTGTAGTCTGTTGCTCTTTTTGCCAAAAGTAAACCAAGTCTTGCCACTTTGGGCTCTATGATTGCTAGTGCATCTCTCATCTGCATTGATGTGCTGGTATCTACCAAGTCATTGCTTGTTAGGCCATAGTGAACCCATGGTCTTGCGCCATTTTGACATTTCTCACTTAGTGCCTCTACCAGAGCGGCAGTATCGTGATCTGATTTTGCTTCCAGTTGTTTTACCCGCTTGGCATGAATTTTGCCGGATTTTGATGCAGCAAAAATATTTTGGGCAGATTTTTTTGGAATGATACCAATTTCTCCCTGTGAAATTGCAGCTGCTCCCTCGATTTGCAACTGATAGTCTATTTTTTTTTGATCATCAAAGACAGCAAGCATCTCTTTTGTGCCATATCGGCCGCCGTCAATTGGTAAAATAGGCAATAATCCATTTTGGAATCGTATTAAAATAAATCTACTTATGATTTAAATTGCAATTAAATATCTTGATCGATATGTCCGGTATTACGCCAAAAAAAATTCGAGATAACGTATACCAAATAGATGCAGATTCCAGTAAGGGCATGAAGGTTCCAGTCACAATTTACGCAGACGAAGGACTGATTGCAAAAATGATGGCTGATAGGACTCTATCTCAGGCAATTAATGTGGCAACTCTGCCTGGAATCCTAGGCAGTGCAGTAGTTCTGCCAGATGGACACGAGGGATATGGATTTCCGGTAGGTGGTGTTGCAGCAATGGATGCAGAAGAGGGAATGATCAGTCCTGGTGGTGTAGGCTATGATATCAACTGTGGTGTCAGATTACTAAGAACGAATTTATCAGAAAAAGAGGTTAGACCAAAACTGAAAGAGCTGGTGACAGACCTTTTCAATTCAATTCCTTCTGGTGTTGGAACCGAAGGTGCAATAAAACTAAACTATTCTCAATTGGACGAGGTTCTGGTTCGCGGCGTGAACTGGGCAATTGATAACGGCTACGGAACCAAAGACGATGCAGATGTCTGCGAAGAAAATGGCCAAATTAAAAATGCAGATCCAAACAAAGTATCAAACACTGCAAGAAAGCGAGGTGCGCCGCAGCTAGGAAGTCTTGGCTCTGGTAACCATTTCCTCGAAGTCCAAAAAATAGAAAAAGTCTATGACGAAGAGGCAGCAAAAAGAATGGGGATCCAAGAAGGAAACGTTACAGTTTTGATTCATTGTGGTTCTAGGGGATTTGGACACCAGATTTGCTCTGACTACCTACGGGTATCAGAGCAAGCTCTGCGAAAATACAACATCGAACTGCCAGACAGAGAGCTCGCATGCGTACCAAACACATCAGAGGAAGGAGAATCATATCGAAAAGCAATGTTTGCCGCAATAAATTTTGCTTGGAGCAACAGGCAGGTGCTGAGTCACTGGACTAGAAAATCATTTGAGCGAGTCTTCAAGAGTACAGAGGCAGACTTAGACATGAAACTAGTATATGATGTCGCACACAATATTGCTAAGGTTGAAAAACACAAAATCGACGGCAAAGAAAAATCAGTAGTTGTTCACCGCAAAGGTGCAACGCGAGCATTTCCAGCAAACAGGGACGAAATCCCATCAAAGTACAGAAACTTGGGCCAACCTGTTTTGATTCCAGGTTCCATGGGTACTGGAAGCTGGATTTTGCTTGGCAAGCCAAATTCAATGAACCTAAGCTTTGGCTCAACTGCACACGGTGCAGGACGAATGATGTCACGCTCAAAGGCAAGGCGTGACTTTACAGAGGAACAGGTAAAAAAATCACTAAGTGATAAAGGAATTTTCATAAAATCGTTGACTAGGGATGGAGTAGTAGAAGAGACACCGGAGGCATACAAAGACGTGGATGCAGTAGTAAACGTATCACATGAGTTAGGAATCGCAACCAAGGTGGCAAAGCTAGTCCCAATTGGCGTGATAAAGGGTTGAGCGAAGACAGAGAACTAGAAGCACTCAAGGCAAGGCGCTTAGCAGAGATGAAAAAAAACATTGTTTCTCAGTCTCAAAAACAAGAAAAGACACAGGATGCAGCCCCTCCATCATTTAGAGAAATTGTGATTTCTCATCTTGGATATAGGGGAATGGAGGTATTGCAAAATGCTGAATCCCAATTTCCAAACGAGGCAAAAATGGTAATTAACAGGATAGGACAATTGTTCCAGACTGGAGAAATTAACGAAGAAATCGACGGCGGACAACTATTGGCATTATTCAGATCAGTTGGAATCCACGTGCGAATGCAAACCAAGATCAACATTGAGCAAGATGGAAAATTTGTCTCGCTATCAGATAAGCTAAGCAAAACAGTTGAAAATGAAAATATTTGAAGTAAGCTCGACTGATTTTTTAGAAGACAAGCGCCTGATTAACAACGCGTTAGCAGACATGGCCTCAAAGTTTGGTCTACCAAATGACTTTGTGTTTGGCGAGCCAACATCGAGATTTGGCTGGACATTTTTTCGACTCTGGATAAAGCCAAGCTTGCAAGAGGCAATAAACCAAAAATTCGATGATATGATCAGAAAATACAAGGGCAGGCCTGATGAAAAATTTACTTTTTTTATTGCGGATTATTTTGTAGCCAAAGGCTGTAAAACTAAAGTAAAGATGATTGATGACTAAACTCTTCTTCCTCTCTTTCCACCCTTCTTTCGTGTGGTGTCATGAGGAATTGGTGTAACGTCGTCGATTCGACCGATTTTGAATCCGCCTCTTGCTAGTGCTCTAATGGCTGCTTGTGCACCAGGTCCTGGGACTCTAGAGCCTACGCCGCCTACTGCTCGCACTCGTATGTGAAAGCCAGTAAAGCCTTTTGCTCTTGCTGCCTCGACTACTGCGTTTGATGACTTCATTGCAGCAAATGGAGATGATTCATATCTGTCAGCTGTTACATGAACACCGCCGGAGCTAATTGCCACGGTTTCTGCCCCTGTAAGATCTGTCATGTGCACTATGGTGTTGTTATAGCTACTATAGATGTGAGCAATACCCCACTTGTCGACTTGTACTTCTGACATTGGTTACCCAAAGTTTGGTGGTTTTAAAAAGCTATGTCGGCTCGCCAAGCGACAAATTACGCAAAATGCCGCCATCCACTATCTGTGATTGAGATTTGCTTTTTTCCAGACTGCAAAAAGACGCCTTTACCGCTTTGCACATGACCAATCTGAATTAGATTTATCTTGCACTTTTTGGCAATCTTTTCCAGCCTTGGCAGGTTTTTTTGGGAAACGGTTGCGACTATCTCATATTCTTCACCGGAGTTAAACACAAGATCTAGTGGGTTTTTTCTGTTTGTCTTTGCAAATTCATCCAATCCATTTTCTTTTGGTATGGATTCGATAATGAATTTTTTCTTGCTTGCACTTGCAAGCTCTATTAGAGTAGTTGATAGCCCGTCACTAGAATCCATTGAGGAATCAAAATATCTTGAGGCCAAAACCCCAAATTCGAGCTGTGGTCTTGGCTCTAAGACGGAATCAACTGCATCATTTCTGAATTTGCCGCTAGCTTTGTTCTTCTTTAGCAAAATACCTAGGCCTGCCCCTGTCTTACCAAATGTCCCAGTGGTGATAATGATGTTGCCAACTTTGGCGCCGCTTCGTGGAGTTATTTTCTTGGCAACACCAAACAACATGACTGAAATGACTATCTCTTTTGCCTCGTTTGTGTCCCCACCAAGAATTTTTACTCCAAATTGCCTTGATGCCTCTCTGAATCCAGATGCCAGTCTTACGAGCTTTGTTCTTGAATAATTACGTGGTAATGATACAGAAATGATCCCGTGCTTAGGCTTTACTCCCTTTGATGCAAAATCGCTTAGCGGCGCGACCATGCTTTTTTTGGCAATCTGCTCTGGACTCATCTGTGGAGGAACATCCGTGCTTTGCACCAGCGTGTCGGTTTTGATTACGCCAAAATTTTTTCCCAGGCGAAATATTTCCACGTCTTCATGAGTAGTTGAGACTAGATTTTTCTGCAAAATGGAAATTATCTTTTTTTCATCTAGCTTGATCATGGCTTTGTCTTGTTAGAATGCTGATCTCCTTTTGAATCTGTTGCGCCTCACCCAAGTCATTTGACTCTACCGATATTCTGATTATGTCTTCTGTGTTTGACTTTCTAACCAATACCCAAGTGTCTTCGTCTATTATGACTTTAATTCCATCTATAGTTATTGTTCTTCCAAATCTTTGTCTAATCTTCTTTTCTAGTATGACAAGTGTTTTGTCGTGCAGGTGTGACTCAACATCAATCTTGGTTCGAAGCTGGTGATAACTAGAAACAAAATCTATTACATCATCGACTTTTTTTTTGCCAGTCATTGCTGCAATCAAACCCGATGTCAAAATTCCATCCCGGCACATGTTGAATTCTGGCAAAATAAATCCACCACTGCTTCCCTCACCACCTGCTTGGCACCTATGCTTTAACATTGTATCAATAACATTTGCCTCGCCGACCTTTGAGCGAATTACTGATCCTCCATGATCTTTGATGTATTTTTCAACGGCAATGCTGGTATCTATACTAAGGCAAAATTTCTTGTAACCTAGTTCAAGTGCCTTGATGACTCCTAATGCAAGTGTGGTGTCAGGTGATTGCTTTATGCCGTCTTTTACTACAACTAGTCTGTCGCCGTCAAGATCAAAGGCAAACCCAATGTCGCCTTTTTTACTTGCATAAACCAACTGCGTAAGCTTGTCTGATGTCGGGTCCGGGCCACGACTGGTGGATTTTTCATTAATGATGTGTACCTGACATCCAATCTTTTTTAAAAGCAGAGGGGCAACATTTACCGCAGCTCCTCCTCCGATGTCGATTACTATCTTAGGTGAGTGCCTTATTTTGCCGATAATTTTTACCGCATCATCCACATAACTTGATGTGATTCTGTATTCAGTACCAAATTTTGCGATTCTGTGTTGCTTTTTCTTGATGATTTTGGCAAATTCGTGCTCATTTGGCCCGCGACCGTTTATGATGAATTTCAGACCATTCCATTGCATTGGATTGTGTGACGATGTGATGATTAATCCTGCACCATATTTTCTTGCCTCAAGGAATACCGCCGGGGTTGGCACCATTCCCAAGTTGTACACGTCGATTCCGCATTCTAGCAGTGCAGATATTGCAACACTACTTACCATCTCTCTTGACGGCCTAGTGTCATGTCCTACTACGCACTTTTTTGATGGTATTGTATGAGCAAAGTTTCTACAAAACTCCAAAACATCTGGGAGCGTCAGATCGTCTCCGAAAATTCCACGAATCCCAGAAATGGATTTTTTCAATGGTCAGAAACCTGAAATGCTTTTTATAAACTCTGATAACACTGCCCTCCATGCCTCGATAGCTCAGCCTGGTAGAGCGAAAGTTTCGTAAACTTTAGGTCGTGGGTCCAAATCCCACTCGGGGCTTTTTCACGATCAAAAATTATTAATCAAGGGTTTCGATGTCGACTTGAAGTTCTTTGGCGAGACCTTCCCACCATTTGTTAGTCTGCTCTGTCATACTCCCCGAAAAATATCATAAAATGCTTCCTTATAGATCTGTCGGTTTGTGATCAGTACAGCATGATCCACTGATCAGCTAAGCTTGTTTTCGTTTTCTTTTTGCGCGGTTGTACATTATGATTGCAAGTGCACCGCCTGCACATCCCCAAAATACTGGCCATCGAAGCGGATCATTTGTCATCCCTACAAAAGAATAGATCGTTCCCCCAATTAATGCAAATCCGATTAGCTCAAGAATCTTGCTCATATGAGGCGGAATAATCGAAAAGATATATTGTTTGTTTGCTGTCTGATATTGTGGACAAGTATCTACTAATCATGCTAATTGTTCTGACGATGGGAATGGGATTTGCCATTTTCAAGGAGCCCCCGAGCCTGGAATTGTTTTATGCGCAGCTGGCAGGGGCGTTTATTATCGTTGGTTATTCAACATATAAGGAACGAAAAACTCGAAAAAGCTCTAAAAAGTAGTACTAAAGATCTAGACCGAAGCCCTGTGCCAAGTCATGGAATCGCTTGTAAGATTCTAGGTATTGTTTTCCTTTTGGTGTGATGACATATGTGTTCTTTCCATCAAACTCGATTTTGTTTATCAATCCTGCTCCGGTCAAGTTTTCAATGAACTTGGCTAGTCTAGAGTGTGACAGATTTGCCTGTGTTAGAAGTGATGTTACCTTGATTCCTTCTTGTCCACACTGTTCAGTAGCTGTTAGTAGATCAGCTACTATTTGCATACTGGTACGATATGTGGCCATTGTACTTCGAGTGTAATTCTAAGATATAAGGGTATTAACCTTTCTCACGATTGTTTAATAACCAAATACAACCCCTCGAACTAAGTGTCCGGTACGATTGCTTGGTATGATGATTTTCTTGGCGTGGCCTATAGGTATTTTGATCTGCGAATGAATGTGGTTCCGCTCTTCTCTGATCGGAAAAAGGCAACCGATATCTGGAACGAATACGTCCATTGGTGGGGCGACCACGACATCAAGCTGAGATTCGTAGAGACTGGCGATCATTACTGGTTTATTGTCGCATCTGAGACTAGACGACCCAGTCATAATATGTCATTTTTCAAACTATTGCCCAAGTCAGCTCACTATGCCAGATTCAAAAAGGGCCATCTAGGTGAGGCATACTTTAGGTTTGCAACATATTCACAAAAAGAAGAAAAAGACGTCAAAGACGATGCTGTATGCAACTGCACCCATACCAAAGAAGAACATGACGGTAAGTGTCAGGCCGAAGGATGTGGTTGTGAGCAGTTCCAAACATTTGAGCTCCGACTACTCAAGAAAAAGAAAACGGTAACCGACATCAAATTCTTAGAAGAGCAAGACGTCAAGGACGACTCTGTTGCATGGAACTGCCTTTATGTGAACAAGTACAAAAATTCTGCCTAGCTATTTCTTGTCCATGCTGACTCGGACATGTTCGCCAGGATAATGTTCATAGATCTTTTGCGAATAACACTTGCCGCACAAAACCCCTTTGATGTTCCAATCCGGTATTCCCACGTATTTGTGTGGGACTGGTCCTTTGCATAATGCACATTTGTCTGCGTCAGCCAAGCAATGTGGACTTTTGTATGTCTATATAAAAATCATGACCATTTTTTGGGTGACCAAAAAATTTGTTAAATAATGGTGTATCTCAGAAAAAGCTGCGGTAGATTGTCTGGCCATTGTAAATCTCCTGCAATTTTTACCATGGCTGGCAACTATCGCTTTACAATAAACTATTGACTAGTTTTCTAATGCTCTCGATTTCCTCTTCTTCCTGACGTATTTTCTTGTCAATTACGCGTAACATTGCCTCATTCCATACATGATGGGAGAAGAAGTTGTGCTTAGTGTTTGCCAGTTCGATTTCATCTTCGACAACAGTATCTTCAAGAAATCTTGTCACTACACCGTCTGTTAGCTTTAGAATACGTTCGTTGAGCTTGGAACTCTTAAAGATTGGCTCCACTTTGGTAATGTCTTCTTTGAAATCACCCTTTGTGTTCAGGATGCCTTTGTGTATTATTCTAAAATATACTGCGACAAAAAATAATGTGGCGTATCTTTTTGTCTTGTGCCCTCCACGTTTTCCATAGCCTAGTGATTTTTTGGCGTATTCTTTTACCAAATATGGATAGAGCAGCAATCTATAGTCGTCCTTTAGGTTTTCATTGAATACATCG
Encoded proteins:
- the purB gene encoding adenylosuccinate lyase encodes the protein MPILPIDGGRYGTKEMLAVFDDQKKIDYQLQIEGAAAISQGEIGIIPKKSAQNIFAASKSGKIHAKRVKQLEAKSDHDTAALVEALSEKCQNGARPWVHYGLTSNDLVDTSTSMQMRDALAIIEPKVARLGLLLAKRATDYREVPAVGRTHGQHASIISFGLKFANWASEMAKHVERIEEIKKRVLLCKTLGVVGTGSLMGAKAIEVQSRVSKRLGLFPAEVTTQIIPRERYAEYVFQLALIGSTLEKISIEIRNLQRTEIAEVSEHFKEGQMGSSAVPVKRNPIKSERISSLSKLLRSQMSASFENIPLWHERDLSNSANERFTIPMCSILLDEMLETMLRIIEKLRVNTERIEQNLYVTKGQIFAEFVLEALIKKGIPRFVAYRDVQRVAFEAHDKGIDYSDAIKNDKAISSKLSESEIDQIFTPQSHLGAAPEIITNVNNTVNKICKKFI
- a CDS encoding RtcB family protein, producing MSGITPKKIRDNVYQIDADSSKGMKVPVTIYADEGLIAKMMADRTLSQAINVATLPGILGSAVVLPDGHEGYGFPVGGVAAMDAEEGMISPGGVGYDINCGVRLLRTNLSEKEVRPKLKELVTDLFNSIPSGVGTEGAIKLNYSQLDEVLVRGVNWAIDNGYGTKDDADVCEENGQIKNADPNKVSNTARKRGAPQLGSLGSGNHFLEVQKIEKVYDEEAAKRMGIQEGNVTVLIHCGSRGFGHQICSDYLRVSEQALRKYNIELPDRELACVPNTSEEGESYRKAMFAAINFAWSNRQVLSHWTRKSFERVFKSTEADLDMKLVYDVAHNIAKVEKHKIDGKEKSVVVHRKGATRAFPANRDEIPSKYRNLGQPVLIPGSMGTGSWILLGKPNSMNLSFGSTAHGAGRMMSRSKARRDFTEEQVKKSLSDKGIFIKSLTRDGVVEETPEAYKDVDAVVNVSHELGIATKVAKLVPIGVIKG
- a CDS encoding double-stranded DNA-binding protein; amino-acid sequence: MSEDRELEALKARRLAEMKKNIVSQSQKQEKTQDAAPPSFREIVISHLGYRGMEVLQNAESQFPNEAKMVINRIGQLFQTGEINEEIDGGQLLALFRSVGIHVRMQTKINIEQDGKFVSLSDKLSKTVENENI
- a CDS encoding 30S ribosomal protein S11, coding for MSEVQVDKWGIAHIYSSYNNTIVHMTDLTGAETVAISSGGVHVTADRYESSPFAAMKSSNAVVEAARAKGFTGFHIRVRAVGGVGSRVPGPGAQAAIRALARGGFKIGRIDDVTPIPHDTTRKKGGKRGRRV
- the thiL gene encoding thiamine-phosphate kinase, which gives rise to MIKLDEKKIISILQKNLVSTTHEDVEIFRLGKNFGVIKTDTLVQSTDVPPQMSPEQIAKKSMVAPLSDFASKGVKPKHGIISVSLPRNYSRTKLVRLASGFREASRQFGVKILGGDTNEAKEIVISVMLFGVAKKITPRSGAKVGNIIITTGTFGKTGAGLGILLKKNKASGKFRNDAVDSVLEPRPQLEFGVLASRYFDSSMDSSDGLSTTLIELASASKKKFIIESIPKENGLDEFAKTNRKNPLDLVFNSGEEYEIVATVSQKNLPRLEKIAKKCKINLIQIGHVQSGKGVFLQSGKKQISITDSGWRHFA
- a CDS encoding phosphomannomutase, with translation MKKSISGIRGIFGDDLTLPDVLEFCRNFAHTIPSKKCVVGHDTRPSREMVSSVAISALLECGIDVYNLGMVPTPAVFLEARKYGAGLIITSSHNPMQWNGLKFIINGRGPNEHEFAKIIKKKQHRIAKFGTEYRITSSYVDDAVKIIGKIRHSPKIVIDIGGGAAVNVAPLLLKKIGCQVHIINEKSTSRGPDPTSDKLTQLVYASKKGDIGFAFDLDGDRLVVVKDGIKQSPDTTLALGVIKALELGYKKFCLSIDTSIAVEKYIKDHGGSVIRSKVGEANVIDTMLKHRCQAGGEGSSGGFILPEFNMCRDGILTSGLIAAMTGKKKVDDVIDFVSSYHQLRTKIDVESHLHDKTLVILEKKIRQRFGRTITIDGIKVIIDEDTWVLVRKSNTEDIIRISVESNDLGEAQQIQKEISILTRQSHDQAR
- a CDS encoding transcriptional regulator, which translates into the protein MQIVADLLTATEQCGQEGIKVTSLLTQANLSHSRLAKFIENLTGAGLINKIEFDGKNTYVITPKGKQYLESYKRFHDLAQGFGLDL